The genomic interval TTTACTGGCAAAATAAATTTGAAGGGAAGGAGTTGCACTGGAATTTATTTCGGGGTATCACAATGAGGggagctctttttttttgccaaacaaaAATTAGAGTTAAGCATAtcagtttgaacaaaatgaattaatttattgataatATAAATGGacagggttttgtttgttttgtttttttaaccctaACAGAACTTACAGGAAGGCTCACAAAGATAGGCAGGTTATCTCTCCCTTAGTAGTAAACAGTGTTATCCCGTccttattttgtgttaattttgaaGCGCAAATCAACTACTGTTCACTGAGCAGATGAATTCATAATTTTGATGTCCAGAAAaggttcatttgtttttatcataagCTGCCCAAAACGCTTTTCTGCTACTTCCATACTTCAGTGTTCCCTCTATAACACTGAGAAATACACGCAGAGCAATCGCAATGTCAATAGGAGGTGGCGCTCGTTTTTGTTTGCGTCCTTTCAGATGTAAAGATCAGGACAGAGGTTTTTCATCAGACGCAGTTTATTTCGGGCGACTCTGACGTCAAGAGACAACACGTTTCATTCAACAAGCAAGAAACTAAGTTATTTTTAACCCTCCGCATCTCCAGGTTGTGATCCCTGAGTGCGCAGTGAAAGGAATACACCCCATTGGACTGATGTAGCGCGCCTCCGTAACAAAAAGCCACACAGCTCGTCATCATGTGCTCATGGTGACAGAGAGGGACGGCGCACTGTAACCTAAACTAGGACGCATCGATGGGAGCTGCCGCGGCTGGAAAAATAAAGGATACCGCaacaaactttgtgttttgaatCAGTTATTCGCCCCTCCATGTATAATCCCTCTCAGATGGCACCGGACACTTTGAATATGGAGAGACTCTTCTCTGAGCAGGTAAGCGCATGAAGTTGGTCCCTGAGATCGTTCTATTGCAGCAATGATCGCGAATGAAGGTTTGTGAACTTTATGTCCTTGCCTTGCGTCGAGGCGGGGTGACTGGCAAACAAGACTCACATTCCATagcaaaaaattaataataataataataataataatatatccCCCATAAACACAGCTTATTATTTGCGATGTAATTTAAATGTAGcctatttgcataatttaacaGAGGATTATCAAATCAGCTGTTTCAGGTTATAACAAAGCGCGTCTCTCTTGCCAAGTTCATCACGACGACTCTGACTGGGCCGTCATTTAATGCCAACAGATGTTTGtgatgctgtttttaaatttagatataAAAACGTGACGGTAAATTACAGTGTCTTATACACGTATGACTCACTAGAAATAAGATTAATTTAAACATATCAtctgcttcctttttttgttgttgttgttgttttgcatacAGGTTATAATACAGGACAATCTGTTTTACTGATAAAAtatcagttttgaatgtttttaaacaaaattacacaACCTGATCATAGATCAATTGTGTTTGGAACTCTAACAGGTTGTGTCACCTTGTTCTCCTCCTCAGTGCATGAAAAAGCTACATGTTATATAAAGAGGCTTTCGTCTGATTTGTTATTTACCCTAAAGAATACGTCTACTACAACAGATTTGATATTATTAACTTATATTTATGATTTTCATGTTATATCAGactgccacctactggttgTGAAAATGTAGGTAAGgactaaataaacaaactgaggGAAGTTGAAGTTATTcaatttccatcttttttttggtattgttttgctttgtttctgcacAAAGGTGGTTGTATTAAACACATAGAAAGTGCAAACATGCATTTCGAGCCAAGCAGATGTTATCCCCTATATCTGCCTCAGATTACAATTGTTCTCTCCCTCATCACAAATACAACAGacgaaatttatttttaaaaacaaagagaatttttttttcatttttgagctATTTAAAGTCATAGAGAAGTACAGGCATGGAATTGAACAAACATTCCTAGAAAcataaagaacaaaatccgACTAAAGGAATCAAGATGTACTTTTAAAACTATAACGATGCTGTTGATTGTGAATATCAGAGGAATTGTGCATCACTTTAATGGATTCATTTGAATTGTATGTTAACAAATACAGTTAAACCTCTGCATGTGAAAAATATCAGAACCTTCCACAAGCATGATTTGAATTACAGATATGTTCTGTGATTGTTATTGTATTtgtacaaaaatggaaaaatataagcCCAATTTTAACACCAAGTGTCTAGTGTAAAAAGGATCAACCCTACTTTCTGTGGCATATCTGTACCATTTTGCTGTATACCATCTTTTACTTCTTGTCCTGCTCCAAAATTACCACCAGCTTTTAGAAGATGACATTTCGTCCCCACAATCTGCTTAACACAAACATTCCCAGTCTTTGAGAATGTGAGGTAATTTGCTTTGGCTGTAATTTACgtaaatacacacaaaaaaagcattctAAATTCATCCATAAGGTATTTAAATATGAGCAAGGTAAGTCGGTGAAAAGACAATGTTTTTTGGATGGACTATTTTAATAGCAGATCTGTCTTTCCATCTTATTTGATAATTACAGTTAAATGCAACTTTTGATACAGGTAGTATGGCTTATTGCCCAGGGTGGCAGAGTTTTGGGGAAGCAGCCAGGACCTTAAAAAGTCAGTTACTCCCAACAGGTTTTCTGCTGcttattttgcatttcagtttaataaagAACAGAGTTTGTATAAAGAGCTGTGTGACTGTCAGTAGGTAATTTATGAAGtagaatgttcttttttttcacagcttcaGATTCAGTTTTGATTAAAGAGCtacttcattgtttttttaaggaatcTGCATACCATTCTTCTAAGAATCACCACTGATTAAGGGTTAACTCAGATTTGCACATAGCTTGGTCATAGATATTTTTACAGATAGCCCTGTGAATCCTATCTTctaaattttgtaaaatgttgaatgctgaactaatTCCACACTTTCTTCAAAGGTCTATGAGCTGTAAGTTCAACACTGAGAGGACCTGAGACAGGTTGGGGATATGGCAGACATTTTGGAGCTGCGCACAGATGGAAACTCTCTCCTGAAGGCAGTGTGGCTCAAACGATTAAGACTCACCAGGCTCCTGTTGGAAGGAGGTGCATACATCAATGAAAGCAATGAACGGGGAGAGACGCCCCTCATGGTGGCCTGCATGTCGACACACTCTGACCAGCAAAGTGTGACAAAGTCAAAGCTTGTCAAATATCTGCTGGACAACCAAGCAGACCCAAACATACAGGACAAGGCGGGCAGGACAGCCCTAATGCATGCTTGCATCCATAAGGCTGGGCACGAGGTGGTGGATCATCTGCTAAGCAACGGTGCTGATCCCAGTCTGGAGGACAGGAGTGGGGCCTCAGCTCTGGTCTATGCCATCAATGCGGACGACAAGGAGACATTAAAGTTGCTTTTGGATGCATGCAAAGCTAAAGGAAAGGAAGTAATCATCATTACTACAGACAAGTCACCATCCGGCACTAAAACTACCAAGCAGTATCTAAATGTGCCGCCATCTCCAGAGTTGATCGAGAGGTCATCTCCAGAATACTGCGCCTCTCCCTCTGACGTCAACGTCACCGCATCTTCCACATCTGAGCAAGAGCAACAAAACACAGTCTTCAGTTTCCAGACAAAGCTAAAAACTTCTGTCGCAGCATCAAAGCTCACAAATGGACCCACATCTCCAACTCGCCGGCCCGCAAACCCAAAGCGAGCGCGTTTGCCTCAGCTGAAGCGGCTGCAATCAGAACCCTGGGGCCTGATTGCACCCTCTGTccttgctgcagctgctgcccaTGAGGAGAGTAAGAAAGCCAGCTCTGATGAAGATGTTGTTGCCGGAGTGAATGGACTCTCTCTGAATAAGAGATCCGCTTTGTCCCGACAGAGCAGCGTGGATGGGAAGGAAAGCCTTTTCCCACTGGTGGTGGACCAACCGTGCAAAATGACAACCTCATTATCAGTCCCTCCAACATCTAAGCAGTCATACGAAAGATCTCTCGGACAACACCAGCCGCTGGCTCGCCGCAGTACCGTTCCCACAGAGCAGGAGAacggcagcagctccagcagtgGACAAGTCAGCCTCAGAGACACGTTGCACAGGAGACGTCTGGGAAATGATCACTATGACTCAGACTCGCAGCTGTACTCTGACTCTGCCATGTTAGACTCTCCTAAAGTCCCAGTGGAGCGAAGGAAACTAAACACTTCTCCACTTGCCATGCTCACCAGTTCTAGAGAATCTCTTGACAGCAATGCGAGCACCTCCTCTCCAAGCACGGCGCGAAGGCGTCCACCTGGCCTCCTGGAGAGGAGAGGCTCTGGTACACTACTATTGGACTACATCTCCCACACTAGGCCCGGCCAATTGCCCCCTCTCAATGTTAACCCAAATCCACCCATTCCTGATATTGGGGCCAGTAACAAGCCCTCTTCACCCCTTCTAGCAGGTATTAAATCTATAGCGCCAGTAGCACCAAACACACCAAAGACAGGAGGTCTCAAGTCAAAGAAGAAACTTGTAAGAAGGCACTCTATGCAAGTGGAACAGATGAAACAGCTTTATGATTTTGAGGAGCCTCCACATTAGTTAGTCAAGATGTTAATGCAGCAAATACTGTGGTAGTAGAAAAAAAGCACCCTATAATGGCAGGAAGTACATCCATAGGTTCAGCTGTGTGTACACACGGCTAACTAGATGTTGAataatgtataatttaaaacaaataaatctacATGAATATATATTGAATCTAAGCAATATAGATTTCTTTCCTGGGTTACACCCAGATTAAGGATTATCTTTACAACATTCCCTGTATATGTATTACTTTTGAATGTAAATGTGAATACATGGTACTCTTTTTGCCAAATGCTCTTTAACATGATCATATAATTTATGAGAAACATAGCAGGGTTAATTTTGTAGCCAGCAGGCCACTTGAGTAAACTTTGTGCATACGGAAATGATAATTCCTCTGGAAAAAGATACAGGAGCGATACACTTCTCTGAGATGTAGCTTTGAATGGGATGACCCCTGACTGTTTGTAGCAATTTTGTAAAAAGTGccttcaaacaaaagaaacaaaaaatgacaaatgaacagatatatttattatatgaaGGCAATTCATTTATGTTCATGAATTTATAAGGATAGTCCTATTGAATTTTTGAAGTGATATTCTGTTAATGGGATAGTAATTATTTTCTTACTCAAAGATGATAATTCTCTGTCTTTATTAAGTACAAATAGAGATTATTAGATTCCTGAGGGTGAAGTTAAATGGTAATTTTAAGAGAAGCCAAGATCAAAGCACGTGTAATAAAAGAACTCAAATTGATAAAATGTCATAGCAATTTTATGCCAGTTATATTTGATCAACTTTTAAGCTGTCATTAAGTTTGCACCGGGCAGTTATTTACAAACATGCTAaagttaatttacaaaaaaataatgacaataataaatcaaagcTGGAGGTTGTGTGCCGCAAAttatcttcctgtgtgaaacactTACGGCTAACGTTTGTGTTGTTTGTGACATTATGGATCACGGCTTAGTTGACTTTGGAcgaattttgactttataaaGATGTAGTAAAGATATTTACTGCTCAGCAGAATCTCACTTCAAAAATATTGAACTACCCTTTAGCAATGTCTACATTATTCATTTgacataaagcaaaacaaagacaaagaatgAGTGAACATGATATTAATAAACATTATGCCTTAAAGGCAAGACAATAGGCTATGAtgtttgacaacattttaatgctcataaaaaatgtcaaccttagcagtgttaaaaaaagaaagtctaaTGAAAGGTCatgtcttaaatgttttttttatgtaaaagcgAATAATATATAAATTCCCAGTCCACGCAGACACTGGTGAAATGTCATTTAATGACAATTTAAGGATCGTGCAGCTTCCATGTAACTTATCTGTGAAGCAGTGCTACtttttaaacagagaaaatacaaCATAGCTGAATAGATAGTATTTTTGCAAGTAGTTTGTTGTAcattctaaataaatgtctatCAAACGTGAATTCCTGTGTTTTGCTTGCTAACTTATTTGTTAAAAGTCACGCTGTTGCTCCCCAGAAAGACTGCCGATTCATTATTGGGGTGGCTTTGCGATGAGTTTGGTGCCGTGAAAACGACGACAGCCATCGCCACCATCATGTGCGTCACTCTGACTGTGTCAGACCCACCATGGAGGCGCTCAGATCCCACAGCTTCTTGGCAACTTCATCATCACGTCCCTGAGGGGCGGTAGCTTTACGGGCACAGTCGCTGCAGTAATCAGGGAAGGAATTGGATGTTAAACACATGACTTGATTCACACAAGTACGCACGAGTAAGTTAATCATTCGGCAATAAACGAAAATAACTGGCAACCAAGTAGTAATTTACAGGGTAATAAAGAGATATTTGTCCAAGATAATGATGGTTATTCAGCCACCTCTTGGTAAAGAGACATTGTAAATTTAATAAGTAAATATATCATTGTCTGCAGGACAGTTCTTTCTTTCCTCACAATCTAAGATCCagtcaatattttctttgtgtttactCCATTAAGAAGATCATTGAGTTTATTAGATTTATAGACAGTGGGGATCAAAACAAGTTAATGAGGAGTTGGGGCCCTTTTAAATTTGCAAAGAGAAAGATGGAGACAAATACTTAATTACTAAACAGTCATTAATGAACTGCAAGAGTGTTAggtttaactaataaaaacaaatgcctATTTTATAGTAGAAATAGtgattattatattatatgttattacattttattgcattgcttaaatatttttgaaatgagtgtaaaatgtaaattttcattAACATaagcaacataaaatgaaataattcataaatatcatATATTAGGGAGGTCTAAGGATGGTACTGCATGCACTTATTTTGCAGGGAAGAATTTgggattaaaataattacttatttaagCAATTAGAAATATTACTTAGAAAACGGTTTGGTATTCCACTGGTACTTTACTTCCAAACACATTATTTCAAATTTCTCCTTTTGAAGTTTCCTTAAAGATGACAAAACATATAGAGCACCGTTTCCCTAGAAAGGAGAGGTTGCAGGATAGGTTTTCCTACCTAAAAGTGACAACAATAAAGGGATGAATGCCGGTAAGTTTTTCATATCTTGcgtatatgtttttgttttcaatactTGCTTCAGTACAGAATAATGTTTCAATGACTGAATGAATATGTAATGCCTTAAAATGTATGGGATAATTTTTCACTTCTCACCATAAGAAACTGTAGAAATTTCCTTTTATATAATTAGTGGGGATGGAATAAAATTTGACATGTGATTAATagtaaatattacatatttacttATAATTAAAAGGAGGGAAATTGTGGTGAAAAATGACTACAAGTTAACGTCTGCTGATCGTATTATATTAAATgcttgtgaactctcaccaaaagaactatttgagttacatgtacaaggttggaAGTTCAGAagttcatcagaaccagactgtctcgcCACTTGTTTTGAATTCcttattttttgtataaaactcatgtattgtttctgcctggcagagcttttcacccagacctgcttcattattgattgtcctacaagctctctgtattgtgcacaatcaGGATAGAATAAACCTGAtagagtgatttcacctgacagTGCTtggtgaaatagttttttttcccacaacaCCTTAGAAAGGCAAAAAATTGAGAAATCACTTTTAAAATTGTATCTTCTTTActtagtctttttttctttacattgatGTTGATGCACCTACTTCTACAATATCTGCATATTGTGAAAGAGCTTTTCTCATAGGTACTTATCAACCACCTCTGTAATGTGCTTCACCTTTACATGTTCTTTAAATGCGTTGCAGATAATTGCTTTGGTTTTCCAGCCCACAGCTTTGCTCTCATCAACTCAGCAAGCAGTTATTTTGTGCTAAGAAAGCTCTGCTGCACCCTTTGTACCTGGCCTAGAAAGCACTGCTTGGATGACAGACAATGTCACCACATTTGATGGTGATCATAAAGCAGCAACCTGAAAAGGCGCAAATATCCCTTGGGAGTCAGCAGAGAGCAAAACAGAGTTAAAAGCAACATGAATGCTGAGTGAAATTCATCATGACAAGGCTCCTAATTCTTAATGAAGgttattgttgctgtttgctGTGCTTGATTAAAAGCACTGCTGATCAGGACATTAGGCAGACTGAAAACATTAGAACCGGTCAAATTCTAAAGCAAGTGCTTTTTTAGAGATCTTagtgaatttattttaggttttattgaattttcaataaatttaatatgctactaaacataaaataaaagacagcaACAAGGagatattttgtgaaataacgTGCAGATGCAAAGTTGTAGCGACCATTTataaaaatcacatatttagctattttattctcattttagatttattttttcatcaaaatgaactAGTTTATGCTCACAATTAGGGCTTTCGATccaagaaaataacatttaatacaTAAACAATTACTAGAAAATGTACACGtataacacataaaaacacatatcCAGATCAAATTTTTAATGTTAGATCCTAATAATCTAGATCGTGCTTACTTTTAAGgtgacacacaaaaaacaccacTAATAGTATAAAATAAGATCAGTCAGCAAAATCACATTTGATAAAGCTCCATTAAATCAGATGCTGCAATATTGATACTGAAAGTTGAATTAAAGATGTTGAGTGACTGACCTGTAGTACAATCCACTCTCATTTTCCAGGCTTTTCTCCACTGCACAGTAGATAGTGGTTTGTGCGCCCTCTGTGGGATTCTTAATGAAGACGCTGAATGGTTTGTATAACACTTTCTTCCACAGGGGTATGGTGGGCCAGAAGTGTCGGCCAAGCTCAGTTCGAATAACTCCAGGGTGGAGGCTGTACGTTGTTACTCCAGTACCTAAATAAAGACACCATGTAAAACATGATTACCTCAATGTATTTATCCTTGTAAAGAAGCCTGAAAAAAACTTCAAATCAatcttaaattatatattttgtacCTCACACCCGTAACGACTATTCAGAgggggaacaaaacaaaattttggtGATATAAGGGACCACAAATAggttcaataaaataaatgttaatgaaatatttgttatttatttttt from Xiphophorus maculatus strain JP 163 A chromosome 2, X_maculatus-5.0-male, whole genome shotgun sequence carries:
- the ankrd34c gene encoding ankyrin repeat domain-containing protein 34C, with translation MADILELRTDGNSLLKAVWLKRLRLTRLLLEGGAYINESNERGETPLMVACMSTHSDQQSVTKSKLVKYLLDNQADPNIQDKAGRTALMHACIHKAGHEVVDHLLSNGADPSLEDRSGASALVYAINADDKETLKLLLDACKAKGKEVIIITTDKSPSGTKTTKQYLNVPPSPELIERSSPEYCASPSDVNVTASSTSEQEQQNTVFSFQTKLKTSVAASKLTNGPTSPTRRPANPKRARLPQLKRLQSEPWGLIAPSVLAAAAAHEESKKASSDEDVVAGVNGLSLNKRSALSRQSSVDGKESLFPLVVDQPCKMTTSLSVPPTSKQSYERSLGQHQPLARRSTVPTEQENGSSSSSGQVSLRDTLHRRRLGNDHYDSDSQLYSDSAMLDSPKVPVERRKLNTSPLAMLTSSRESLDSNASTSSPSTARRRPPGLLERRGSGTLLLDYISHTRPGQLPPLNVNPNPPIPDIGASNKPSSPLLAGIKSIAPVAPNTPKTGGLKSKKKLVRRHSMQVEQMKQLYDFEEPPH